A DNA window from Hordeum vulgare subsp. vulgare chromosome 1H, MorexV3_pseudomolecules_assembly, whole genome shotgun sequence contains the following coding sequences:
- the LOC123427641 gene encoding N-alpha-acetyltransferase MAK3, producing MSAAVMQATAPVERRDSSSGGAEIAYVSYGGEQHLPLVMSLVDAELSEPYSIFTYRYFVYLWPQLTLLAFDAKDGKCVGTVVCKMGEHRGAFRGYIAMLVVLKPYRGRGIATELVTRAIRVMMDSGCEEVTLEAEVTNKGALALYGRLGFIRAKRLYRYYLNGVDAFRLKLLFPRPDLGLDPMMMLGDERDDQQMDSPYL from the exons ATGTCTGCGGCTGTGATGCAGGCCACAGCGCCCGTAGAGCGCCGCGACTCCTCCAGCGGCGGAGCGGAGATTGCGTACGTTAGCTACGGCGGTGAGCAGCACCTCCCACTGGTGATGTCGCTGGTGGACGCGGAGCTCAGCGAACCCTACTCCATCTTCACCTACCGCTACTTCGTCTACCTCTGGCCACAGCTCACCTTGCTC GCGTTTGATGCCAAGGATGGTAAGTGCGTGGGGACAGTGGTTTGCAAGATGGGGGAGCACAGAGGCGCCTTCAGGGGGTACATCGCCATGCTTGTCGTCCTCAAGCCCTACCGAGGACGAGGAATCG CAACTGAGCTGGTTACTAGAGCCATTCGGGTAATGATGGATTCTGGCTGTGAGGAG GTGACGCTTGAAGCAGAAGTTACAAACAAGGGTGCCCTCGCTCTGTATGGCCGCCTAGGTTTTATCCGGGCAAAGAGGCTCTACAGATATTATTTAAATGGCGTGGATGCTTTTCGCCTCAAATTATTGTTTCCACGCCCCGATCTTGGTCTAGATCCAATGATGATGCTAGGTGACGAGAGGGATGATCAACAAATGGATTCACCTTACTTGTGA